The Burkholderia cepacia ATCC 25416 genome includes a window with the following:
- a CDS encoding sugar dehydrogenase complex small subunit, with amino-acid sequence MHNDNTPHSRRTGDAAVTGITRRQWLQGALALTAAGLTGSLALRALADDPGTAPLDTFMTLSEALTGKKGLSRVLGQRFLQALQKGSFKTADSLPQLAGALASGSLNPDQETLALKILEAWYLGIVDNVVITYEEALMFSVVSDTLVIPSYCPNKPGFWADKPIERQA; translated from the coding sequence ATGCACAACGACAACACTCCCCACTCGCGTCGCACTGGCGACGCAGCCGTAACAGGCATCACTCGGCGTCAATGGCTGCAGGGCGCACTGGCGCTGACGGCGGCGGGCCTCACGGGCTCGCTGGCGTTGCGGGCCCTCGCCGACGATCCCGGCACCGCGCCGCTCGATACGTTCATGACGCTCTCCGAAGCATTGACAGGCAAGAAGGGGCTGAGCCGCGTGCTCGGCCAGCGCTTCCTGCAGGCCTTGCAGAAGGGTTCGTTCAAGACCGCCGACAGCCTGCCGCAACTCGCCGGCGCACTCGCGTCCGGTTCGCTGAATCCCGATCAGGAAACACTCGCGCTGAAGATTCTTGAAGCGTGGTATCTCGGCATCGTCGACAACGTCGTGATTACCTACGAAGAAGCATTAATGTTCAGCGTCGTGTCCGATACGCTCGTGATCCCGTCGTATTGCCCCAACAAACCCGGCTTCTGGGCCGACAAACCGATCGAGAGGCAAGCCTGA
- a CDS encoding TPM domain-containing protein, which translates to MAATLSTPTRSACTHVAAAAAYPVAPKPEAAPPLKGRVTDTTGVLSAACASELTDRLAALEQRLGVQVAILLVGSTGQSTIEQFATTVFDQWKLGKAEVNNGLLLVAALNDHTVRIEVGYGLEGTIPDIVAGRIIRERIVPAFRENRIEAGISDALDALTHEMMPADVAAPEQPTPATALDGRDEAYETAAATVTGAANPPPRDARAGGEKYQSNGLPERKRPNTGGVRFWFLLGVANVVLGVVAQWRKLRRGVALLAAWLVAAVVPVVMLPVGAIFNGNLEAMLGAAAFVPAAAGVGPCLLGINLFLSARVRKITAIVGGTLFMIVAIGREMDYSVGEVLSGIFGVLCVLAVIWAKLTGSGSSSSSSSSGSRSQSGSDSFRGGGGSSGGGGASGRW; encoded by the coding sequence ATGGCCGCCACGCTTTCCACCCCGACCCGGTCGGCCTGCACACACGTGGCCGCCGCCGCAGCCTATCCGGTCGCCCCGAAGCCGGAAGCCGCACCGCCGTTGAAAGGCCGCGTGACGGACACGACGGGCGTGCTGAGCGCGGCCTGCGCCTCCGAGCTGACCGACCGCCTCGCCGCGCTCGAACAACGGCTCGGCGTACAGGTCGCGATCCTGCTGGTCGGGTCGACCGGACAATCGACGATCGAACAGTTTGCGACCACCGTGTTCGACCAATGGAAACTCGGCAAGGCCGAGGTCAACAACGGCCTGCTGCTCGTCGCCGCGCTCAACGACCATACCGTGCGGATCGAAGTCGGCTACGGGCTCGAAGGCACGATTCCGGACATCGTCGCGGGCCGGATCATTCGCGAGCGGATCGTGCCGGCATTCCGCGAGAACCGCATTGAAGCCGGCATCAGCGATGCGCTGGACGCGCTGACGCACGAAATGATGCCGGCCGACGTCGCCGCGCCGGAGCAGCCCACACCCGCCACGGCGCTCGACGGGCGCGACGAAGCATACGAAACGGCCGCGGCGACCGTGACGGGTGCCGCGAACCCGCCGCCCCGCGACGCGCGAGCCGGCGGCGAAAAATACCAGTCGAACGGCCTGCCCGAGCGGAAACGCCCGAACACGGGCGGCGTGCGGTTCTGGTTCCTGCTCGGGGTTGCCAACGTCGTGCTCGGCGTGGTCGCGCAGTGGCGCAAGCTGCGCCGCGGGGTGGCGCTCCTGGCCGCCTGGCTCGTGGCGGCCGTCGTGCCGGTCGTGATGCTGCCGGTCGGCGCGATCTTCAACGGCAATCTCGAAGCCATGCTGGGCGCCGCGGCGTTCGTTCCGGCGGCCGCCGGTGTCGGGCCGTGCCTGCTCGGCATCAACCTGTTCCTGTCGGCGCGCGTGCGCAAAATCACCGCGATCGTGGGCGGGACGCTGTTCATGATCGTCGCGATCGGGCGCGAAATGGACTATTCGGTCGGGGAAGTGCTGTCCGGCATCTTCGGCGTGCTGTGCGTACTCGCCGTGATCTGGGCGAAGCTGACGGGCAGCGGCTCGTCTTCGTCGTCATCCTCGTCCGGCTCCCGGTCGCAATCGGGTTCCGATTCGTTCCGCGGCGGCGGCGGGTCGAGCGGCGGTGGCGGCGCATCGGGCCGCTGGTAG
- a CDS encoding alpha-2-macroglobulin family protein, with protein MKQHDKQNKTERIHHTTRLLWRLGAVAALGGATALSLHAGAARTVSVSPQGTVTEVRQSVVKFDEPMVAFGSASAPNPARVTCNDSAAARGQGHWLDDKTWVYDFENDLPPGVRCSVSLNDALRSVAGNAASGPRRFTFQTGGPFPVNVRPGSREIEEHQVFVLKLNGPAEPRSALANIWCEAAGIGNRIPVTAADDDARNALLDHFGLKKDAARVLTLSCAQALPASAKMQLVYGKGVTSPSGIPNETERRFDFTVRAPFAASFSCERENAKAPCTPLRPLTLSFNAPISRKNAEAIKLRGPDGSLSPTFAADDKSEEVTTVTFNPPLPEQAGLTVELPSGLRDVTDRPLSNADLFPLATRTAPMPPLAKFSSGTFGIVERFAEPDTPALVPVTLRNVEADLHIDGLNTQGAQFSNLKVDDDTAIRQWMRTVDRFDNWSMTAGSIDSQIPGLLERKGQHPVYVPREAGEKAPAPKDRRIDVRSLTLLKGQPGVQALTLPKADPKALRPFEVVGVPIDKPGFYVLELASPALGRSLLAKPSSMYVRTTVLVTNLGVHLKQGRENNLVWVTTLDKGKPVPNAQIRVSDCNGDEIASGTTDAQGLLKIDGAFESKRACNSSDSEQRFDDYFVSARVNDPKTGPDMAFVSSGWNRGIESWRFNVPTDTDSARTVRAHTVFDRTLLRAGETVSMKHFIRSETLQSLAFPSQYPTRVTIRHLGTGQTYKLPLTWTADHSADSQFTLPAAAKLGEYSVELEGGPEDSPTSTYYSGSFRVEAFRLPVLKGSIGARDAQKSPLVAVKEAPLAVQIDYVSGGGASNLPVQVSALMKWASPPFVDRFEDFSFTPYRPDTSDGNADDDSQDGDNASSSNNDPDATKLIADKLPLTLDRNGAGSVTLKGLPDVDAPKRIALEATFADPNGEVQTIRGDTILWPAAVVAGIKAGRWVSVGQRVPVQALAVDLQGKPRASVPIEIKGVARITTSSRKRMVGGFYAYDNKSDTRDLGVLCSGKTDDKGRMACDATLEQAGNVQLIAVAKDGDGRTSNASTSVWVTREDELWFGGDNTDRIDVIPEKTSYEPGETARFQVRMPFRYATALVAVERGGVMETHIVELNGKNPTVDLKVGDTWGPNVYVSVLALRGRIREVPWYSFFTWGWKAPVEWARAFWREGRHYEAPTAFVDLSKPAFRYGLGEIKVGTGVHRLGVSVTTDATRYTVRSKAQAHVKVTLPNGQPAPAGTQIAVAAVDEALLELMPNNSWDLLDAMLRRRAYGVETATAQMEIVGRRHFGRKAVPAGGGGGSAPTRELFDTLLLWNPRVTLDANGSATVEVPLNDALTRFRIVAIAAVGPDRFGTGSTSIRSTQDLQLISGLPPLVREGDAFRAQVTLRNTTDRAMQVVVSPRVTGLDVAPQTVSLAANTATEVAWTITVPEQALDAAGALNWRIEAAEQGGKRASDALAVAQKVVPALPVTVQQATLAQVDGTLTVPVASPAGAANNAQGLPRGGIAVSLQSKLADGLPGVKRWFERYPYRCLEQQTSRAIGLRDPAQWQALIARMPVYLDSDGLASYFPPSSDDSHAGSATLSSYLLVVSDEASRLDPRFALPEDLRTQLEAGLARFVDGRLERNTWAPRQDRDLRKLAAIEALSRYGAAQGRMLGSIEIAPNQWPTSAVIDYHAILTRVKDIPQRDEKRAQVEQILRARLTYQGTQLVFSTARDDDLWWLMTSNETNAARLALEFAGDPAWKDEMPRVTAGLLALQRQGAWQTTTSNALGLLAVERFSRTYESTPVAGATKVALGGDERTISWSQAPAPAPADPAASTTPATPATRAAAARSVMLPWPRASQAPATLSVTQDGTGRPWATIESLAAVPLRSPFAAGYRITKTVTPVSPAVKGVLTRGDVVRVHLDIDAQSDMTWVVVNDPVPAGSTILGSGLGRDSEAATQGEKTPDGAWPAFIERDFDGYRAYYDYLPKGKFSVEYTVRLNNVGTFGLPPTRVEALYAPSVYGLWPNPPMTVKPADAGK; from the coding sequence ATGAAGCAGCACGACAAACAGAACAAAACGGAACGCATCCACCACACCACCCGGCTGCTCTGGCGCCTTGGCGCCGTCGCGGCGCTCGGCGGCGCCACGGCACTGTCGCTGCATGCCGGCGCGGCCCGCACGGTGAGCGTCTCGCCGCAAGGCACCGTCACCGAAGTCCGGCAGAGCGTCGTCAAGTTCGACGAACCGATGGTCGCGTTCGGCTCGGCGTCCGCGCCGAATCCCGCGCGCGTCACCTGCAACGATTCCGCGGCCGCGCGCGGCCAGGGTCACTGGCTCGACGACAAGACCTGGGTTTACGATTTCGAAAACGACCTGCCGCCCGGCGTGCGCTGCTCGGTCTCGCTCAACGACGCGTTGCGTTCGGTCGCCGGCAATGCGGCCAGCGGCCCGCGCCGCTTCACGTTCCAGACGGGCGGCCCGTTCCCGGTGAACGTCCGCCCCGGCTCGCGCGAGATCGAGGAACACCAGGTATTCGTGCTCAAGCTGAACGGCCCGGCCGAACCGCGTTCGGCGCTCGCGAACATCTGGTGCGAAGCGGCCGGCATCGGCAACCGCATTCCCGTCACGGCCGCCGACGACGATGCGCGCAACGCGCTGCTCGATCACTTCGGGCTGAAGAAGGATGCCGCGCGCGTGCTGACGCTGTCGTGCGCGCAGGCGCTGCCGGCGAGCGCGAAGATGCAGCTCGTGTACGGCAAGGGCGTCACGAGCCCGAGCGGGATCCCGAACGAAACGGAACGGCGCTTCGATTTCACCGTGCGCGCACCGTTCGCCGCGAGCTTCTCGTGCGAGCGCGAGAACGCGAAGGCGCCCTGCACGCCGCTGCGCCCGCTCACGCTGTCGTTCAACGCGCCGATCTCGCGCAAGAACGCCGAGGCGATCAAGCTGCGCGGCCCTGACGGTTCGCTGTCGCCGACCTTCGCGGCCGACGACAAGAGCGAGGAAGTCACCACCGTCACGTTCAACCCGCCGCTGCCCGAGCAGGCCGGCCTGACGGTCGAATTGCCGTCGGGCCTGCGCGACGTGACCGACCGACCGCTGTCGAACGCCGACCTGTTCCCGCTCGCGACGCGCACCGCGCCGATGCCGCCGCTCGCGAAGTTCTCGTCGGGCACCTTCGGGATCGTCGAGCGCTTCGCCGAACCCGATACGCCCGCGCTCGTGCCCGTCACGCTGCGCAACGTCGAAGCCGACCTGCATATCGACGGCCTCAACACCCAGGGCGCGCAGTTCTCGAACCTGAAGGTCGACGACGACACCGCGATTCGTCAGTGGATGCGCACCGTCGACCGCTTCGACAACTGGTCGATGACGGCCGGCTCGATCGACAGCCAGATTCCCGGCCTGCTCGAACGCAAGGGCCAGCACCCCGTCTACGTGCCGCGCGAAGCCGGCGAGAAGGCGCCCGCACCGAAGGATCGCCGCATCGACGTGCGCTCGCTGACCCTGCTCAAGGGCCAGCCCGGCGTGCAGGCGCTGACGCTGCCGAAGGCGGACCCGAAGGCGCTGCGCCCGTTCGAGGTCGTCGGCGTGCCGATCGACAAGCCCGGCTTCTACGTGCTCGAACTCGCGTCGCCCGCGCTCGGCCGCTCGCTGCTCGCGAAGCCGTCGAGCATGTACGTGCGCACCACGGTGCTCGTCACCAACCTCGGCGTGCACCTGAAACAGGGCCGCGAAAACAACCTCGTGTGGGTCACGACGCTCGACAAGGGCAAGCCCGTGCCGAACGCGCAGATCCGCGTGTCGGACTGCAACGGCGACGAAATCGCATCCGGCACGACCGATGCGCAGGGGCTGCTGAAGATCGACGGCGCGTTCGAATCGAAGCGCGCTTGCAACTCGTCCGACTCGGAGCAGCGCTTCGACGACTACTTCGTGTCGGCCCGCGTGAACGATCCGAAGACGGGCCCCGACATGGCGTTCGTCAGCTCGGGCTGGAACCGCGGGATCGAATCGTGGCGCTTCAACGTGCCGACCGATACCGACAGCGCACGGACCGTGCGCGCGCATACGGTGTTCGACCGCACGCTGCTGCGCGCGGGCGAAACCGTGTCGATGAAGCACTTCATCCGGTCCGAGACGCTGCAGAGCCTCGCGTTCCCGTCGCAATACCCGACGCGCGTGACGATCCGCCATCTCGGCACGGGCCAGACCTACAAGCTGCCGCTCACATGGACGGCCGACCACAGCGCGGACTCGCAGTTCACGCTGCCGGCCGCCGCGAAGCTCGGTGAATACAGCGTCGAGCTCGAAGGCGGCCCGGAAGACTCGCCCACGTCCACCTACTACAGCGGCAGCTTCCGCGTCGAGGCGTTCCGCCTGCCGGTGCTGAAGGGATCGATCGGCGCGCGCGACGCGCAGAAGAGCCCGCTCGTCGCCGTAAAGGAGGCGCCGCTCGCGGTGCAGATCGACTACGTGTCGGGCGGTGGCGCATCGAACCTGCCCGTGCAGGTGTCGGCGCTGATGAAGTGGGCATCGCCGCCGTTCGTCGATCGCTTCGAGGATTTCAGCTTCACGCCGTATCGCCCCGACACGAGCGACGGCAATGCCGACGACGATTCGCAGGACGGCGACAACGCGTCGTCGTCGAACAACGATCCCGACGCGACGAAGCTGATCGCCGACAAGCTGCCGCTGACGCTCGACCGCAACGGTGCGGGCTCGGTCACGCTGAAGGGCCTGCCCGACGTCGACGCACCGAAGCGCATCGCGCTCGAAGCGACGTTCGCGGACCCGAACGGCGAAGTGCAGACGATTCGCGGCGACACGATCCTGTGGCCGGCCGCGGTGGTGGCCGGCATCAAGGCGGGCCGCTGGGTCTCGGTCGGCCAGCGCGTGCCCGTGCAGGCGCTGGCGGTCGACCTGCAAGGCAAGCCGCGTGCGTCCGTGCCGATCGAGATCAAGGGCGTCGCGCGCATCACGACGTCGTCGCGCAAGCGGATGGTCGGCGGCTTCTATGCGTACGACAACAAGAGCGACACCCGCGACCTCGGCGTGCTGTGCTCGGGCAAGACCGACGACAAGGGCCGCATGGCCTGCGACGCGACGCTCGAACAGGCCGGCAACGTGCAGCTGATCGCGGTGGCCAAGGACGGCGACGGCCGCACGTCGAACGCGTCGACCTCGGTATGGGTCACGCGCGAAGACGAACTCTGGTTCGGCGGCGACAACACCGACCGGATCGACGTGATCCCCGAGAAAACCTCGTACGAACCGGGCGAAACCGCCCGCTTCCAGGTGCGCATGCCGTTCCGCTACGCGACCGCGCTGGTGGCGGTCGAACGCGGCGGCGTGATGGAAACGCACATCGTCGAACTGAACGGCAAGAACCCGACGGTCGACCTGAAGGTCGGCGACACGTGGGGGCCGAACGTCTATGTGTCGGTGCTCGCGCTGCGCGGCCGGATTCGCGAGGTGCCGTGGTACTCGTTCTTCACGTGGGGCTGGAAGGCACCGGTCGAATGGGCACGCGCATTCTGGCGCGAGGGCCGTCACTATGAAGCGCCGACCGCGTTCGTCGACCTGTCGAAACCCGCGTTCCGCTATGGCCTCGGCGAGATAAAGGTCGGCACCGGCGTGCACCGTCTCGGCGTGTCCGTGACGACCGACGCGACGCGCTACACCGTGCGCAGCAAGGCGCAGGCGCACGTGAAGGTCACGCTGCCGAACGGCCAGCCCGCGCCGGCCGGCACGCAGATCGCGGTCGCGGCCGTCGACGAGGCGCTGCTCGAACTGATGCCGAACAACAGCTGGGACCTGCTCGACGCGATGCTGCGGCGACGCGCGTACGGCGTCGAGACGGCCACCGCGCAGATGGAAATCGTCGGCCGCCGCCACTTCGGCCGCAAGGCCGTGCCGGCCGGCGGCGGCGGCGGCAGCGCGCCGACGCGCGAGCTGTTCGACACGCTGCTGCTGTGGAATCCGCGCGTGACGCTGGACGCCAACGGCAGCGCGACCGTCGAGGTGCCGCTGAACGACGCGCTCACGCGCTTCCGGATCGTCGCGATCGCGGCGGTCGGCCCCGACCGCTTCGGCACCGGCAGCACGTCGATCCGCAGTACGCAGGATCTGCAGCTGATCTCCGGCCTGCCGCCGCTCGTGCGCGAAGGCGACGCGTTCCGCGCGCAGGTCACGCTGCGCAACACGACCGACCGCGCGATGCAGGTCGTCGTGTCGCCGCGCGTGACGGGCCTCGATGTCGCACCGCAAACCGTGTCGCTGGCGGCCAATACGGCAACCGAAGTCGCATGGACGATCACCGTGCCCGAGCAGGCGCTCGACGCGGCCGGTGCGCTGAACTGGCGCATCGAAGCGGCCGAACAAGGCGGCAAGCGCGCGTCCGACGCGCTGGCGGTCGCGCAGAAGGTCGTGCCCGCGCTGCCGGTCACGGTACAGCAGGCGACGCTCGCGCAGGTCGACGGCACGCTGACGGTGCCGGTGGCCTCCCCGGCCGGCGCCGCGAACAACGCGCAAGGCTTGCCGCGCGGCGGCATCGCCGTGTCGCTGCAGTCGAAACTCGCCGACGGACTGCCCGGCGTGAAGCGCTGGTTCGAGCGCTATCCGTACCGCTGCCTCGAACAGCAGACGTCGCGCGCGATCGGCCTGCGCGATCCCGCGCAATGGCAGGCGCTGATCGCCCGCATGCCCGTCTATCTCGACAGCGACGGGCTCGCGAGCTACTTCCCGCCGTCGTCCGACGATTCGCACGCCGGCAGCGCGACGCTGTCGTCGTACCTGCTCGTGGTGTCCGACGAGGCGAGCCGTCTCGACCCGCGCTTCGCGCTGCCGGAAGACCTTCGCACGCAGCTCGAAGCCGGGCTCGCGCGCTTCGTCGACGGCCGCCTCGAGCGCAACACGTGGGCGCCGCGCCAGGATCGCGACCTCCGCAAGCTCGCCGCGATCGAAGCGCTATCGCGCTACGGCGCCGCGCAGGGCCGCATGCTCGGCTCGATCGAGATCGCGCCGAACCAGTGGCCGACGTCGGCGGTGATCGACTATCACGCGATCCTCACGCGCGTGAAGGACATCCCGCAACGCGACGAGAAACGCGCGCAGGTCGAGCAGATCCTGCGGGCACGCCTCACGTACCAGGGCACGCAGCTCGTGTTCTCGACCGCGCGCGACGACGACCTGTGGTGGCTGATGACCAGCAACGAGACCAACGCGGCCCGCCTCGCGCTGGAATTCGCCGGCGATCCGGCGTGGAAGGACGAGATGCCGCGCGTGACGGCCGGCCTGCTCGCCCTGCAGCGCCAGGGCGCATGGCAGACGACCACGTCGAACGCGCTCGGCCTGCTCGCGGTCGAGCGCTTCTCGCGCACTTACGAGAGCACGCCGGTTGCCGGCGCGACGAAGGTCGCGCTCGGCGGCGACGAGCGCACGATCTCGTGGTCGCAGGCGCCGGCGCCCGCGCCCGCCGACCCGGCTGCATCGACCACCCCAGCCACCCCGGCCACCCGCGCCGCCGCGGCCCGCAGCGTGATGCTGCCGTGGCCGCGCGCGTCGCAGGCACCGGCCACGCTGTCCGTCACGCAAGACGGCACCGGCCGCCCGTGGGCCACGATCGAAAGCCTCGCGGCCGTGCCGCTGCGTTCGCCGTTCGCGGCCGGCTACCGGATCACGAAGACCGTCACGCCCGTGTCGCCCGCCGTCAAGGGCGTGCTGACGCGCGGCGACGTCGTGCGCGTGCATCTCGACATCGACGCGCAGAGCGACATGACGTGGGTCGTCGTCAACGATCCGGTTCCGGCCGGTTCGACGATCCTCGGTTCGGGCCTCGGCCGCGACTCCGAAGCCGCGACGCAGGGCGAGAAGACGCCGGACGGCGCCTGGCCGGCGTTCATCGAGCGCGACTTCGACGGCTACCGTGCGTACTACGACTATCTGCCGAAGGGCAAATTCTCGGTCGAGTACACGGTGCGGCTGAACAACGTCGGCACGTTCGGGCTGCCGCCGACGCGTGTCGAGGCGCTGTACGCGCCGTCCGTGTACGGCCTGTGGCCGAACCCGCCGATGACCGTGAAGCCGGCCGACGCGGGCAAGTAA
- a CDS encoding LemA family protein encodes MKWFRILLVCCVLTPLSGCGYNAIQSSDEDINAAWSEVLNQYQRRADLVPNLAASVKGYASHEARVLTEVASARARVGSVQMTPEMAKDPAALAAFDQRQGELSGALSRLMVVSERYPELKANEAFRDLQTQLEGTENRIAVARGRYIKTVQHYNVQIRQFPGVVIAKIFGYQPRPNFSVANEAAISTAPALDFSAQSQPQPAKANTAGE; translated from the coding sequence ATGAAATGGTTTCGAATCCTGCTCGTGTGCTGCGTGCTGACCCCGCTCTCGGGGTGCGGCTACAACGCGATCCAGTCGTCCGACGAGGACATCAATGCCGCATGGTCCGAAGTGCTGAACCAGTATCAGCGCCGCGCCGACCTCGTGCCGAATCTCGCCGCGTCGGTGAAGGGCTACGCGTCGCACGAGGCGCGCGTGCTGACCGAGGTGGCATCGGCCCGTGCGCGCGTGGGCAGCGTGCAGATGACGCCGGAGATGGCGAAGGACCCGGCCGCGCTCGCGGCGTTCGACCAGCGGCAGGGCGAGCTGTCCGGGGCGCTGAGCCGGCTGATGGTGGTGTCCGAGCGCTATCCGGAGCTGAAGGCGAACGAAGCGTTCCGCGACCTGCAGACCCAGCTCGAAGGCACGGAAAACCGCATCGCGGTCGCGCGCGGCCGCTACATCAAGACGGTGCAGCACTACAACGTGCAGATCCGCCAGTTCCCGGGCGTCGTGATCGCGAAGATCTTCGGCTACCAGCCGCGCCCGAATTTCAGCGTCGCGAACGAAGCGGCGATTTCAACCGCGCCGGCACTCGATTTCTCCGCGCAGTCGCAGCCGCAACCGGCGAAGGCAAACACGGCCGGCGAGTAA
- the pbpC gene encoding penicillin-binding protein 1C, giving the protein MIDQVLPRPARFAGRVFVAVVLAAPLVAHALPGYDEVRRNWRSSDWVLLARDGTPLQRTRVDLTERRGDWVSLADVSPAFREAIVVSEDKRFYEHSGVDWRGIAGAAWGNLWNERTRGASTVTMQLAGLLSDSPRRSGQRSLPQKASQAVNALLLERGWRKDQVLEAYLNLVPFRGETIGLAALSQVLFGKAPSGLDAREAAIAAALVRAPNATPAKVAERACRILRDMHAEPACASLDGYVQLVTARPASAARDDGAALAPHFARRIAAEVRPAAGAQVRTTLDAPLQRFARDTLMRALTELNAPAHRRNVQDGAVVVIDNATGEIRAWVGSSGALSSARDVDAVLAPRQAGSTLKPFLYAQAIDEKRLTAASLLDDAPINLAAGGGLYIPQNYDKDFKGWVSVRSALGGSLNVPAVRTLVLVTPHRFARTLTALGLPLAQEGDYYGFSLALGSADVTLLSLTNAYRALANGGVARQVVDRPAPAPAPAPASGASAASPARAADGTRVFSEAASFVVTDILSDNNARVRTFGFDNPLATRFFSAVKTGTSKDMRDNWTVGFTSRYTVGVWVGNADGSPMWDVSGVTGASPVWSAVVGYLHRDVPSRAPRAPAGVETRRITFERDIEPSRNEWFVAGTAVDTIRLAAPVTPGKDGARAPLTIGTPTDGTIFAIDPDIPPKNQRIWFERSAGHAAKFAWRLDDKVIGHADRIAWMPWPGRHRLELVDARGNVADAIGFEVRGAFAKAAARKP; this is encoded by the coding sequence ATGATCGATCAGGTATTGCCGCGGCCGGCGCGTTTCGCCGGCCGCGTATTCGTCGCCGTCGTGCTGGCCGCGCCGCTCGTCGCGCATGCGCTGCCGGGCTACGACGAAGTGCGCCGCAACTGGCGCAGCTCCGACTGGGTGCTGCTCGCGCGCGACGGCACGCCGCTGCAGCGCACGCGCGTCGACCTCACCGAACGGCGCGGCGACTGGGTGTCGCTCGCGGACGTGTCGCCCGCGTTTCGCGAGGCGATCGTCGTATCGGAAGACAAGCGCTTTTACGAACACAGCGGCGTCGACTGGCGCGGCATCGCCGGCGCCGCGTGGGGCAACCTGTGGAACGAACGCACGCGCGGCGCATCGACCGTCACGATGCAGCTCGCCGGGCTGCTCAGCGATTCGCCGCGCCGGTCGGGCCAGCGCTCGCTGCCGCAGAAGGCCTCGCAGGCCGTCAACGCGCTGCTGCTCGAACGCGGCTGGCGCAAGGACCAAGTGCTCGAGGCATACCTGAACCTCGTGCCGTTCCGCGGCGAGACGATCGGCCTCGCCGCGCTGTCTCAGGTGCTGTTCGGCAAGGCACCGTCGGGCCTCGACGCACGCGAAGCCGCGATCGCGGCCGCGCTCGTGCGTGCGCCCAACGCCACGCCCGCGAAGGTCGCCGAGCGCGCGTGCCGGATCCTGCGCGACATGCACGCGGAGCCGGCCTGCGCTTCGCTCGACGGCTACGTGCAGCTGGTCACCGCGCGGCCGGCCAGCGCCGCGCGCGACGACGGCGCCGCCCTCGCCCCGCACTTCGCGCGACGCATCGCGGCCGAGGTCCGGCCGGCGGCCGGCGCGCAGGTGCGCACGACGCTCGACGCGCCGCTGCAGCGCTTCGCGCGCGACACGCTGATGCGCGCGCTGACCGAACTCAACGCGCCCGCGCACCGGCGCAACGTGCAGGACGGTGCGGTCGTCGTGATCGACAACGCGACCGGCGAGATTCGTGCATGGGTCGGGTCGTCCGGCGCGCTGTCGAGCGCGCGCGACGTCGACGCCGTGCTCGCGCCGCGCCAGGCCGGCTCGACGCTCAAGCCGTTCCTGTACGCGCAGGCGATCGACGAGAAACGGCTGACGGCCGCGTCGCTGCTCGACGACGCGCCGATCAACCTCGCCGCCGGCGGCGGCCTGTACATCCCGCAGAACTACGACAAGGATTTCAAGGGCTGGGTGAGCGTGCGCAGCGCGCTCGGCGGCTCGTTGAACGTGCCGGCCGTGCGCACGCTCGTGCTCGTCACGCCGCACCGCTTCGCGCGCACGCTGACCGCGCTCGGCCTGCCGCTCGCGCAGGAAGGCGACTACTACGGCTTCAGCCTCGCGCTCGGCAGTGCGGACGTCACGCTGCTGTCGCTGACCAACGCGTACCGCGCGCTCGCGAACGGCGGCGTCGCCCGCCAGGTCGTCGACCGGCCGGCGCCGGCGCCGGCGCCGGCACCGGCATCCGGCGCATCCGCAGCCTCGCCCGCCCGCGCGGCCGACGGTACGCGCGTGTTCAGCGAGGCGGCCAGCTTCGTCGTGACCGACATCCTCTCCGACAACAACGCGCGCGTACGCACGTTCGGCTTCGACAATCCGCTCGCGACGCGCTTCTTCTCGGCAGTCAAGACCGGCACGAGCAAGGACATGCGCGACAACTGGACCGTCGGATTCACGTCGCGCTATACGGTCGGCGTGTGGGTCGGCAATGCGGACGGCTCGCCGATGTGGGACGTGTCGGGTGTCACGGGCGCATCGCCGGTGTGGTCGGCCGTCGTCGGCTACCTGCACCGCGACGTGCCGAGCCGCGCGCCGCGTGCGCCGGCCGGCGTCGAGACGCGCCGCATCACCTTCGAGCGCGACATCGAACCGTCACGCAACGAGTGGTTCGTCGCGGGCACGGCGGTCGACACGATCCGGCTCGCCGCGCCCGTCACGCCGGGCAAGGACGGCGCGCGTGCGCCGCTGACGATCGGCACGCCGACCGACGGCACGATCTTCGCGATCGACCCGGACATTCCGCCGAAGAATCAGCGGATCTGGTTCGAGCGCTCGGCCGGGCACGCCGCGAAGTTCGCGTGGCGGCTCGACGACAAGGTGATCGGGCATGCCGACCGCATCGCGTGGATGCCGTGGCCGGGCCGGCACCGGCTCGAACTCGTCGATGCGCGCGGCAATGTTGCCGACGCGATCGGCTTCGAGGTGCGCGGCGCGTTCGCGAAGGCGGCCGCGCGCAAGCCCTGA